The genomic segment NNNNNNNNNNNNNNNNNNNNNNNNNNNNNNNNNNNNNNNNNNNNNNNNNNNNNNNNNNNNNNNNNNNNNNNNNNNNNNNNNNNNNNNNNNNNNNNNNNNNNNNNNNNNNNNNNNNNNNNNNNNNNNNNNNNNNNNNNNNNNNNNNNNNNNNNNNNNNNNNNNNNNNNNNNNNNNNNNNNNNNNNNNNNNNNNNNNNNNNNNNNNNNNNNNNNNNNNNNNNNNNNNNNNNNNNNNNNNNNNNNNNNNNNNNNNNNNNNNNNNNNNNNNNNNNNNNNNNNNNNNNNNNNNNNNNNNNNNNNNNNNNNNNNNNNNNNNNNNNNNNNNNNNNNNNNNNNNNNNNNNNNNNNNNNNNNNNNNNNNNNNNNNNNNNNNNNNNNNNNNNNNNNNNNNNNNNNNNNNNNNNNNNNNNNNNNNNNNNNNNNNNNNNNNNNNNNNNNNNNNNNNNNNNNNNNNNNNNNNNNNNNNNNNNNNNNNNNNNNNNNNNNNNNNNNNNNNNNNNNNNNNNNNNNNNNNNNNNNNNNNNNNNNNNNNNNNNNNNNNNNNNNNNNNNNNNNNNNNNNNNNNNNNNNNNNNNNNNNNNNNNNNNNNNNNNNNNNNNNNNNNNNNNNNNNNNNNNNNNNNNNNNNNNNNNNNNNNNNNNNNNNNNNNNNNNNNNNNNNNNNNNNNNNNNNNNNNNNNNNNNNNNNNNNNNNNNNNNNNNNNNNNNNNNNNNNNNNNNNNNNNNNNNNNNNNNNNNNNNNNNNNNNNNNNNNNNNNNNNNNNNNNNNNNNNNNNNNNNNNNNNNNNNNNNNNNNNNNNNNNNNNNNNNNNNNNNNNNNNNNNNNNNNNNNNNNNNNNNNNNNNNNNNNNNNNNNNNNNNNNNNNNNNNNNNNNNNNNNNNNNNNNNNNNNNNNNNNNNNNNNNNNNNNNNNNNNNNNNNNNNNNNNNNNNNNNNNNGATGGAGGGACCGCGGTCGTGTTCTATTCTTTCAGACGGCATACAAAGACGTCTGAAAAATGTtggtttaaatattgttataatatttttataatttttacaattttataactgacaatatattttatatatttttgaatgtaacatgaataataattaataataataattattatgatatattatccatataatattaataaaaaaaattagtatcgATATTTTCTTTCGATTAAATACCAAGTAAATGTATAGATATAGGTTTATAGGTTCCAACTTTTAAACGTTCCCCccaaaacgtcaagccttatctccaatccatatcacaaATCCTAAAATTTCTTCTTACAACTGTCGcgacttttataattcaaacGACTTTTACTCCAAATTTggtacccactctcagcgagtcCAACAGGCCTCGAGTTTCACTTGGATCcatcacttttatattataggtctaTGCTTACTTCTACGCTTTTTACGAGTAAGTTGGTCACACTATTAGAGTCGAGTCAGCGTCTCGCGGCTTGTAGGCGTGGCTTTCCGATCCCCATTAAGATTTTTGTGTATACTATATTCCTGAATATAGCAGCTTGCCCGGCGGCCGATTGAGGCAATTTTATTTGGTGTAAATTATACGGTAAAATTTATTTGGTGTCTGTGCGcagtgttttataattttgtaaccGATTTCATCTTTCgttacgtttataataataaattgtaattattaaatatcagtcGTCTTATTGCTTCGCTTTTTAaagtgtttacatttttttcgcaCGCGTTTTATATGATTAATTGAACAGCAGTAGTGATCGAACAGCGGCCATTGAAATGTCGCAAAGGGCATCGAGAAAAGGCGACGTGGCCAGGAATACTCCGCAACCGAAGGAAACAGCCAGTACGACCAACAGCGAGAAGAGCAGGAGAACGGAAACATTGAGCCCCACCAGGTTCAGTCGTATTCAGGAAAAACACGAGCTACAGAATTTGAATAACCGTTTGGCCGCTTACATTGACCGCGTCAAGTACTTGGAAACCGAAAACTCCAAATTGACCCAAGAACTCCATTCTTTGGAAGAGGTGACAACCCGGGAGGTGTCCAACGTCAAGTTATTATTTGAGTCTGAGCTTGAAGATCTAAGAAATGCATTGGACCGTGAAGCTAAACTAAAGAGCTGCATTGAGTTAGAGTCTAGGCGTAAAACTTTAGAAGTCGAAAAGCTCAAAATAAAGTAAGTACCACgacaaattgtaataaatttaatgttaattttaaatacatttatacataatattaaaagttattatggtacctattggagtgaaaaatcataattgcatactgtatattatataggtatgtttgttatatatttataattatagtaatttctAGTTGAGTAGAATATATATTGAACAAACAGCTTTTAAAAGTATATCATGCtttatttatcattgttatagATTTTTCACTTATATACCAAGTACCTATAACATGATGTTAAACTTAGTTATTAAATTCGATTGTGCGCTACTTCTAACGCTGTTGTTTAAACGTAGTACtctatttttattctaaattgtttttttaattttcttattgaaattggtagtttgtaatttgtactgATTTGACATTTAGTCTCAGTGTTTTATACTGATTTAATTAGCACCAAATAGGTTGTAGGTAgcgacaaaataatgataatttgcaCTAGGCTAACTATACACTTctagtaggtaagtacctattttgcTACATTAGGTGTAGGTGTATTATAGCAACACTAAGTTAATCGATCACTGTTgcttatttaactaaaaatgttatgtataaataataattattccccGATAATagcaaatcaaatatttttatgaagctatttataatttatgttatttaaaatgtattattaaaacatttattgagAATTGAATTGAATCTATTCATtggaatttgtaatttatatttatattgttattatatttcaggCTCGATAATGCTACAAAAGAACTGAAAGAAACTTCAGCATATGTAGCTcgatttaatgaattaaattctaaatttggTGAAACTTTGATCgacaataagaatttaaaagaCGCTAATAAGgcaagtattatttatttgatgatatCTTTGAatgttgaaaactaaaaaaataatgagaagGCAGCAGTTAGGCTATTGCAATACAATAGAATCCGCTTAATTAACTGGGGCACCAGTTTATTAGGACAACCGCTTAATTGGGATAATTCTTATGATTGTAGTTTAAATGTTTACCACTTATCTGGGCCACAAAACCGGATAATTGAGACATTTTTATATCCTTATTCTAAGCCTATAAGTGCTTTGGAGTCTGTGAAGACTGCATTCATGAATCTTCAACAATCAgtgataagaaataaataataaaagaaagtattattaattactttttgtttccaaaacttaaataaatatgtacttttgtatataaattcttatagttttatacttaaattatacacgttacacatattacatatttattatgttacaaaaatattcttctatattatgtactaataagTAGGCAAATATCCAccaataaatttttatgttccatcttttattttggattattgggagaaaaaaaaacacaaccaATTTGTCACAATAAAGCGAAGTCTactctattattaaataaggtATTATTAAGCAAGGattgatttttctaaaaaaattcaagttgAGCAATAGGTATATTTCTAGAGTTTAGTACTCAATATTTTCCAAGTACAAAATTGCTCGTGTATTTGAAGTTTGTGTAGTACACagattagttttattaataacgtgttagtttaataagtatttggtaagtatagaaaattaggtttcaagatatttataaattatagttatttttttatctatttttgcAATAAAATGATAAGTAAATTCAAGTACTTGattcaaattgaattaatttgattacCTATTTGATGTAAATCAAGTAAAGTACTCTAAATAGAGTTTTTGTACAACTTATTAAATCATGGGATAATTTAGTAATAGATATTTAGCATGATTAGGTTTCTACATTTCTAAATAGTCACTTACTTCTAGTTAAGCATTGTTGGAACAGCTTAACAACATTATTGGGTTATCAACTTGCAACTAATAATTTCCACTATgtctcatttttattttgttgttacagttaattataataaaagttagtATAATTTAgtcatagtttaaattatttgatctGTATTTTCTTACAGAAATTGACCAAAGAATTAACATTAGAGAAGAAAACTTTTAAggataatcaaaaaatattagaagAAGAAATTTTACAAAGAGTTacaattgaaaacaaattacagAGCACGatggaaaatttcaaatttaaagaaGAGGTAAAGttaatgcatatttaattatattttattgcaatagttctgcatattatgtttttttataggtTCATAAACAACAGCTCGATGATTCAAGAACTAGCCGCCGTACTGAAGTTATTGGACGTTTAGTTAATGAATATGAAGATAAATTACAATCCGAATTACAAATATTACGACAACAAGCTGAAGAAGAtgtcaaacaaaacaaaaaagaaatttcTGATTTGTTTGATAGCAAggtataattagtattttaataaaaatattaaataatacccataattaataaatatttaacaaaaaattggatatttagtTTCAAAATTTAGAAAATGAATTGCAACGCAAAAAAAAAGCTCTGGAAGCAGCTCAAGAAGATATAAATATGGCCAATTCGCGTGTTAATGAATTAAATCAACAAATAAATGATTTGTTGTCctcaaataatgattatttggtatatatacacttattttattttattaaattttaatctaaaaaataataaaataattttttgtttagagGAAAATTACCGATATAGAACGATCTAAAGAACTTGAAAGAACTAAATATATATCGGAAATTCAAGGACTTGATCAAGAATTAACAGCAATGCAAGATGATATGTCCCAGAAAGTACAAGAATATCAAGACTTAATGGATATAAAAGTGGCACTGGATATGGAAATTAGTGCTTATCGAAAATTAATAGAGAGTGAAGAAAGGAGGTTGAGTATTACTCCAAATACTTCTGTGGTTGGCAGTCCCAGaggcaaaaaaagaaaatatggtGATGATGAAACAGACTTGTTCCATCAACCAGTAAGtagtaaaaactattttacctaatatgtattaaattaaagttttctaacaaaaatataggtaggtattgaaaaaaatacattttttacaaaaatacacttgtgataatacatataataataaaaaacaattgatattataataattttatattaggtaaatcATGTAAAATAGTCAACTTTTAGACGTTTAAGATAGGCCCAATGGTGTCATAGTAATATTAACTCCCTGTCAGGCCCGTCCTTAGGGGAAGGGAGCGAGCAGGGCCCAGGCCCTGGGCCTCGagcattttacttaaatttggAGACctatcatttgaaaaaagtggTAAAATTGGTTTTCGCCCTGGGCCTTGCCAATCCTAAGGACGGCCCTGCTTCCTGTCCATAATTCAATGAATCgaacatattttcaaactataaaaaaataaaattaaaagttccGTTCCATTAAAAATGACAAGTTgggatatttttatgaatatgaaacaaaaatatatttaccatggGTTTTCATGATACCTCAATTTTGTGTAatctataaagaaaaaaatgtttgtttaaaaataattaaaatttaacatgtgGGTCCAAAAAATAAGtggataaaatttgaataatgctGACATATTTATCGTGAACATAAAAAGAagatgttattttttatgaccAAAATAAGATGAACAAACCATCTGGATTGAAACATTCTTTTCCtatgaactatattatagaagaatatttttagaaatgttatagttattgaaaatataaacatctaTTTGTTcctcttatttatttatttaaatatggcTCACCCATAGTTTTACTTTGAACAtagatcataaattaataatttaaatgtgtaaGGATTTGTGacttaatttgaatattttttttgaactattcatttatttttgaatgataTGTGGTATGTGGAttgaatattgtacctactttatttttgagcaatataaaaattaattaaaatatgtgattataaaattatgaattggtttattattgttataatgttaaatatatttttagggtGATCCTCAATCTACCAACAAATGTGTTATCATGTGAAGATATTCActcaatattttagtataagaaCAGtccaaaaaattgatttttaattgtcattaattttttatgaatgtgtgaattatttttttatactaatatttattattattattattattattattattgtttttgttttttttttttttttgtactttgcTTTATTCACTATTAAATGAtctatacaaaatttaatataaatattttacttaattactgattaaattagaaaaaaaaaaatgaaatagaatATTTGATCCCATTTTagattgtttaaagtaaaaaataaattatttcgtgactacctatttatacatacattaaattgtacttaataaatataatattactgtgatATTAAGTCAAACGCTCATTTATGTTAAACTTTACATAATGTTGTAAAACGATCATGTACAATgaactaataatttatgatttgaatattaccattaataataataaataactgttatttAAACATCTACAAAAATTAATCCTagtagtttaattaaaaataatactttccTTATAAAGTTAGTAAAACTTTtttgcaattaatattatataggcggaATGAGTTCTGTTTACTGATTCGTGGGctcttatacttattttatatatgaaaaaacagCACTCATGTAGAATAGAATTTACCATAATAGTAAACTAttaagtttgaaatattttttgcaggttttattaatattagttccAAAATAATTTCCTACTAATGTAAGgccaaagttatatttttactgtgacagctagaaacattttttttcaataccgaCTAGTATTTGAACTAATACCATAGCTATCTTCTctttaaaaaacattgtaatagACCTATTaggcatgacaaaataaatttttttgtcatgCTATTAgcatttgtatacaatttcgATTTCTCTAAAGCTACTAGTccattagtaaaataatatgataagaaataataaagatagaaatattacaacatttttcaaataatttattgttttggcCAAATCACACAGTTGTTTAACCTGGTAACAGCGTAAACCATGGTATCTGGTGATATCGGTCACGGTATGCGTGTGGagattatcagttatcacttatcatcaGAAATTCAGAATTTCTACTGGTCGAAAGCACATTTTCCTATAATCGTACTTCGAGTTTCGTTATTCGGGAGTGCCgataaacaaatatgtataatgatattataataatagtattacaataatattatatctattgtaTTGTACAAGATAGTTGTAGCACCTATATTCCATTGAAAGCGGAACTTGAGGAAATCGGAGGAACGCCAACAGGTTAGATCATTTGAACTTGAAGCATTCATTATTACCGGTTTACCATTACTGTTTGTTTTCAAGAGGACGTCGCACTCGCATGTTTTGTCTCCGTAttacacacgtacggcataGGAAAAACGTTTTGGCTtttacgaaaaaagttcttaaGACTCTGTCAAACAGAATGCGTTAAAGCGGTAAATGGCTCGTCGGCGTGGTGCATTCACGCGCGTGTGAATAACGCCGCgttgtaacaaattacaaaatcgcGTGACGTGAAAATAAcgctttctgtttgacagagcctttattgtttcaaaatccattattatttgtgtttttcaaacttaaattttttgaaattccgataacgaaaaaataaaaacttgcaCAGCCAAAGTCCCCCTTTGTACatggtgaaaatttcgtttcttagttatgactagcgttctcggttctttcccgcacaaaacagtttttgctatgttgtacatttgtaagacgaagagacacatgcgggtgcgacgtcttcttaattttagttgttagacattagataataatttatatatttagtttttttggtgttcATTACGCTTCTTGCATTAGGCGAATCCTGCCTTTTGAATTTTGTATGTATACTTGATATTTTCCTTTTAGCATTACCAGCGCCGTCCTGGTGAGAAGAATATACATCGCCTCATTGGacggtttatttttttgttttcgtattgtcgtgtcatttttttaaaaggtaagtttttattattttattgtataatataaatttaattaatacatattctGATATTTATTACTCATATAAAACTTTGCGTTTaggaatttttattaaatgtttaacttataATTGACAGGTTGGACAATATGAGACGGGGcacaattaaacaaattttctttttgtctTATTCTCTTAAAATGCCCTCTTAATGCCCTCGATGTCAGCGCACtgttcgttttctctctctgaatgacatattgatttgtctaaatattgtctcaaaaaaatttaaacatcattcaaattcacaacattttttgtttactttgaaagtcgaatacaaagtcaaataattataaaatataaaatcgatatgtgtcattccctcaaaaatattattctctttttgtttatcttttttgtaattggtgactttactctaagattacttaaacgcatacaaaaaatgattttgcgtaaatgtgttttgtctatgttatgtgtggccagagagagaaaaaaaatagggCGCTGACAAACTCTAAAGTACTAGTTAAGACCAAGCGGCAGAATTCATCGGTAACTAAAGAAGTCCTGTCAGTTATATTTATCAGACATTTTAAAAACGGCCCTTAAGGGTGCTAcagcaggttttgtcaaaaatcaaaactaatgtagagtTGACCAATCTAcacattaatattgtttgttacaatgtttttcaatatatttaaattccgtatgataaaataaaacttaagtgGACTggagggggctccagtcaatgaaaaaaaagtgacctATAAGACctataagctagacaaaactggaagaatttggtttgacagattttaattttgaaaacggattataattgatcaacaagtttactaagGAATGATCGAGGTGATTTGGgatattccaattattattcttagtgtcataatgaataatataaatacaaaaatattatatttttattcttgaatttcacaataattattgtaattataaatgtgtttttagttttttactatatggcttgaaatttaaattcaattttttgattttaatttcaagtttGCTTATCGGTGATAgttttttctgatttaaatttaaaataatgtatttttttactattttttcatataatattattaaccatttacaacaataattataattgattttgaaatgaCCTTTTTAGTTTTAAGGCATTCAAATCCTGggattaatatacaatttacaatgcaAAATACAAGGCTAATAACAGAATTCAGGAGATGTAAACCAGtcaaatcatataaaaaatcatcttttgttgatatttatgaAGTATTGCAATCTCTACGAAAGTAAGTGGTAAGTGATTTAAACTGatcgataaatattaaaaacaaatttttgtctTTAGTGATGAAGTTTTTTGTGATGTTAAACTTGTAACAGaagatgataacaatataatattcgcaCATAAAGTAGTATTAGCATCGGCTAGTCCTTACTTCCATGCTATGTTCACAAAATTTGCAGAACGGAATCTTGATCTTGTTGTTATAAGAGACATAAACCCAACCGCTTTACTGCTCTTAGTAAAGTTCATTTATTCTGGGCAAATTATGATCACTGAAGAAAACGTCCAAGTAATAATAGATAAAGTTTGATTTAACTAtagaaaactaaattatttaaattgtatattgtttattttttaagattttgttttCAACTTCAAATTTCTTGCAGTTAGAAGAAGTAACAGAGGCGTGTTGTGAGTTTTTACTGACTCAACTCTGCACTGCAAATTGTATCGATTTATACGCAATAGCTGATTTACTTAGCTGTACGGAATTGTTGACAAGTTCAGAAcgatatattcaaaaatacttttcgtacgaaatattatttattattatgataatataatgatattatttataataattatgataatattataaattttatttattattgttattatattttgatcctCAGAGAAgtctaatatgtaatatgaagtctaattaatttatttattgttttaggtaTTTGAAAGTGTTATTCGTTGGGTAAAACATGAATTGGATTCAAGAAAATGTGTTTTACCCCAATTGATGAAATATGTACGTTTACCATTAATATCGAAGAATTACATATTAGATAAAGTAGTTGAGGAACcccttattaaaaattgttttaaatgtaagtttttctttaaatatacttttactatgaattaatttatattttataatatatttatttatattgataatttattaaggtAAAGATTTCATAAATGaagctttaaattttcaaatactcaAGGCAGAAGAGTATTGCGGTATTCCGCAAAACATCCGGCACAAACCTAGATATGgagataaagtataattttgttatcatttatttctctttccaatatatttaacattttaatattaaaaaggttATATTAGTTGTTGGTGGAATGAATACTGACGCAAGTAAGAGTATAGAATGGTATGACCCAAAAACGGACCAGTGGCAGTATGGACCAGAAATGATTACAAGCCCTGAAGGAGCTGGTCTAGCCTTAGTGAAAGATAATTTAGTCTTTGCTGTAGGTGGTTTTGATAAAGATGATTATGAATCTCTTAGGTCTGTTGCTGTGCTAGATGTTTCTTCAGAATCACCTTGTTGGAAACCAATGGTTGACATGATAGTTAAAAGACAATATCCAGTAGTTGGTGTAATAAAAGATTATCTATATGCCGtatgtaattttgtaatataattaatatttctttcttTCTGTTATgaagtagttaaaaataaattatataatacattttaggttGGCGGATTTAATAATGTTGATGGAGATGTATATAGTGCAGAAATGTTTGACTACAATACTCAAGAATGGCATATGATATCTGGTTTGCCTTCTATAAGATCTTATTTTGGGGGTGCTGTCctgaataatcttttatatgtggtaatctattatttttttatatgatattaagtatgtattatataatatatttgttataataataatagtaagtggAGTAAATTAAATTCTCATGAGaaagaataacaaaataaaatatttcgttttgtgaTTCTTTATGAGCTTCTGGATGATTGCTTAGTTATGTAGCTTTAGCAACTCTGTGCACTTCTGGATGACGCAGCTGATATGTTGCCaatgtaatactattaaattctGGAGGGTTCTCTTGATATCTTTTTACTGCATCATGATTGCCTTGGGGATTGGTTGCTTTGTACACTTTTCTTTGGTCGCTTCGGGTTCTATATGTATATCTAGATTGGTAGAAGACATAATTGCTAAAATGAGATAAGAAACAAAAAGTTGTATCATACATAAGCACTAAAATCGTAGGTACTTGTGTGCCAtggttaatagatattatataacagatattaaatttagaactatatcGTTAAAAACTCCAAATGTTTAATCTTAATCGACAAATGTATaatctgataaataattgtacgaTAGAAGAAATACCTGGATGGTGAAATAAATTGTGTAGAATatgtgtaaaaagtgtaaagaaatcaatcattttattaaatttataatttattattgacattttttttttttataaaatctcaaccgatgtattaaatttatattgatttgcaTAATTGcatgtatatcataatttatgatttattaattttataatatgatataattctTATAAGACAGCAATTTTCatataactacttatataaaatatttattttggcgcaaatgataTGTCATTTTTGCATCTTTAGCGCTTATGTCATATAATGGGTATaacaggtataaaatattagattggcGCTTATGACCTACAAATTTTGTCGCAAATGATAGGTAATTTTTGTacctttggcgcttatgtcataTAGCCATCTAGACAGTAGGATTGACCATTTCACGTAGGTACATAATCCTTATCAGTGGAGACATTGTCACCATTTGAATTGTAAGCCATATGTAGTAATACAGTTATTCCAATTATCAGAAACAATTTTACTTCAGATCTCCAGGATTCGTTCTTGAGTgttaaaccaataaaataagatTGAATGTAAAAGGCATGCACCAGCACCAATAATTGGTATATCTATATGAGGTGTCAACATTTCATCGACAAAAAACTCTTCAATCGatgacattttttacaaaatatctgaACAATTACATTGAATaggcacatttttaaataattagccAAGAAACCGAATAAGAAACGCTATAATTCAATCCAAATGaaagaaaattgttataataatataccaactataatcaataaagatattataaaataataatggttatcatggaaataatactaataacaatatactagcAATAATAAAGTGCATTGTATACATACATAGATATACAGCTAAAATTTTGTTCTTTACTGATTTTAACCCCTAACAATCAAAATTTTGCAAAATCCATTCTTAGTGCAcagtgaaattataatattcatcaacaATATAGTTCTAATAGGTTCGGAGTTGTTATGAATCAGTCACTCAGGACAGTCtcgtttatatacaaaaattgtcATACTATGTCaagattgatttttaatttataataattttgaacttgtgtcatatttaatttgatatgcTAATTTATGATACATGtttgtaatcaaaaataataatattatatttattaatttattttattttataggtaggagGATGTGGTCAATCATTACAGGATTTAGACACTGTCGAATGTTATGATCCCAGTCTTGATACATGGAAACCAGTTGCAAAAATGTCTGTTTGTCGCAGTGGTGTCGGAGTAGGAGTTTTAGACGGTGTACTGTATGCTGTAGGTGGTCATGATGGATTTAACCACCTTAGTAGTGTTGAAGCATACAGACCAAGTACAGGAGTTTGGACTTCTATAACAGATATGCATTTGCCTCGAAGATATGCTGGTATATCTTGttgtttaataattctaaattattgtaacaaaatgtttgtcaatatatgaattaatttaagttaaattttcaatataggaGTAGTTACTTTAGACGGTTTATTGTATGTCGTCGGTGGATATGACTACTCTTCCTTTTTGTATTCTACAGAATGTTACAACCCACAAACCAATTCTTGGACCATAGTCACAGCGTTAATGAACGATGAACGGATTCAATCAGGAGTAGTAGCCATTAATAG from the Acyrthosiphon pisum isolate AL4f chromosome X, pea_aphid_22Mar2018_4r6ur, whole genome shotgun sequence genome contains:
- the LOC107884095 gene encoding lamin Dm0-like → MSKRANLLTSSSDDTLSSSKEINLTNSSDDKDRNSSMRSNSSKPTVAEQQDKTTENSSDRTAAIEMSQRASRKGDVARNTPQPKETASTTNSEKSRRTETLSPTRFSRIQEKHELQNLNNRLAAYIDRVKYLETENSKLTQELHSLEEVTTREVSNVKLLFESELEDLRNALDREAKLKSCIELESRRKTLEVEKLKIKLDNATKELKETSAYVARFNELNSKFGETLIDNKNLKDANKKLTKELTLEKKTFKDNQKILEEEILQRVTIENKLQSTMENFKFKEEVHKQQLDDSRTSRRTEVIGRLVNEYEDKLQSELQILRQQAEEDVKQNKKEISDLFDSKFQNLENELQRKKKALEAAQEDINMANSRVNELNQQINDLLSSNNDYLRKITDIERSKELERTKYISEIQGLDQELTAMQDDMSQKVQEYQDLMDIKVALDMEISAYRKLIESEERRLSITPNTSVVGSPRGKKRKYGDDETDLFHQPGDPQSTNKCVIM
- the LOC100164726 gene encoding kelch-like protein 2, with amino-acid sequence MVSGDIGHVLRHSNPGINIQFTMQNTRLITEFRRCKPVKSYKKSSFVDIYEVLQSLRNDEVFCDVKLVTEDDNNIIFAHKVVLASASPYFHAMFTKFAERNLDLVVIRDINPTALLLLVKFIYSGQIMITEENVQILFSTSNFLQLEEVFESVIRWVKHELDSRKCVLPQLMKYVRLPLISKNYILDKVVEEPLIKNCFKCKDFINEALNFQILKAEEYCGIPQNIRHKPRYGDKVILVVGGMNTDASKSIEWYDPKTDQWQYGPEMITSPEGAGLALVKDNLVFAVGGFDKDDYESLRSVAVLDVSSESPCWKPMVDMIVKRQYPVVGVIKDYLYAVGGFNNVDGDVYSAEMFDYNTQEWHMISGLPSIRSYFGGAVLNNLLYVVGGCGQSLQDLDTVECYDPSLDTWKPVAKMSVCRSGVGVGVLDGVLYAVGGHDGFNHLSSVEAYRPSTGVWTSITDMHLPRRYAGVVTLDGLLYVVGGYDYSSFLYSTECYNPQTNSWTIVTALMNDERIQSGVVAINRPRHFTTC